GAGCGCGCCAAGAAGTACACGGCCAAGGCCACACCACCTTGGGCAATATTGGCCATCGAGGCAATGGGGAAGATGAAGGAACCGCCCTCATTCCACAGCATCGTCTCAATGGGCGGGAAGGATTGGTGTAGGCCGGTAATGACGATCGGCGAATAAACCAGACCGAAAAGGAAGCCCGCCACGGGACCGGCAAAGTCATACAAGTTGGCCAGCCCCATGCCCAACCACTCACCGGCGGTGCGCAAGATTGGGCCCAGCCCCATAAAGGTAATAAAGCCCGTCACCAGCAGGGTAAGCAGGGGTGTAAGCATGAAGTCCACGGTGCCCTTGAGGTGCTTGTGCAGGAACTTTTCAATCGTCGCCAGGATCCAGGCGATGACCAGAATGGGCAAGATGGAGCCCTGGTAGCCAGCTTGGGCAACGTCGATGCCAAAGATATCCCAGTAGGGCATCTCGCCATTTTCAATAGCCTCGGCAACGTTATAGCCGCTAACCAAATCCGGCATGACCATCGCCATGGCCATGCCAGCGCCGAGGAATTCATTGCCGCCAAAGCGCTTAGTAGCAGTAAAGCCCACAAGGATGGGCAAGAAAGCAAAGGGAGCGGATGCCAGGAGGTTGACCAGCCCAGCAAAACCTTCCCACGAGGGATACATTTCGATGACGGATTGATCCCCAAATAGTCCCGGCGCGGTCAGCACATTATTTAATGCCATCAACAAACCGCCGCCGAGCAGGATGGGGATTAGCGGAACAAAGATATCGGCCAAGACCTTGACCGCGCGGGAAAACCAGTTGCCGGATTCCGCGGCAATATCCTTCAAGCGATCGGTGGACACGGCGACGTCCTTGGAAATGGACTTGGTCATCTCCTGAAAGACGATATTGACATCACCCGGGCCCACGATGACCTGGAACATGCCACCGGCTTCGAAGGTGCCCTTCAGATCCGGATCGTTGTCTAGCGCTGCGGTATCGACCTTGTCCGAATCATCCAAGACCATGCGCAAGCGCGTGGCGCAGTGGGCAAGGGCAATAATATTTTCTTCGTCGCCTAATGCCTTCAGGGTGCGGGCGGCGACCTCTTTATGCTCCATGGACCGACCTTTGTTATTTAGGTCACATCAAATGACCGGATGTGATTGGCTACTTCCCATTTAAGTCTGTTTGGACCCAAATGTCCACAAAGCAAAAAGCTGTCGACCCTAGTTTCGCAGGGTCTTAGTCCAGCGGCTCCCATGCCTGCCAGGGAGCATCCCCAAAAACGGCGAAGGACGCGGCGATGCGACCGCCGCCGGCAAAGACTTCTACGGCGCAGCCATCGGCAATGAGCCGCATTTCTCCATCGGGGCATGTGATCGGCTCACCGCCGTTGAAAGAGATGGTGCCACCGCCTTGCACCACGCGGAACGCTTCCTTCCCGGTGGCGTCGACAAGCGCATAAGCCCCCTCCCCCGTTACATCGATGGTCGAGCCAAAGCCGTCCCTGCCGCGGGTTTCCGGCAGCGCAGGCCACAGCGGTTCTTGACACAGGTAGTTATCTTCCAGCCACAGCCGCCGCGGAATAGTCAAGGTATGCACCCACCCCTGCGTTGGCGTCTCATCATGACCGGGCATGCCCATCCAGCCCAACAGGATATTTTCCTCGGTTGCTTGCGGCGCATAAAACTGCGTGCCGTGATCCAGAAGGGTAAAGCCGCGCTCAACGTGGAAATTAAGCCCGTCCAAGGTGCCGACGACGTAGCCACACCGGTCCGTTTCCTCCTGTGGGCAGAAGATCAGCACGTGTTTATCCCCAAAGGTCAGCAGGTTGGGACACTCCCACATATAGCCACCGGGAAGCTGCGCGGGATCATCAAAAACAAGCTCACCTTGGAATTCCCACCGCTTTAAATCCTGCGAATAATACAGCACGATGGTTCCGCGTTCGTCTTCCGTTTGCGCACCAATGACCATGCGCCCTCCCTCCCCGGCGCGGGAAATATGGGGATCGCGGAAATGGCCGGTATATCCCTCCGGAGAATCAGCGATGAGCGGGTTGTCGGTATCGCGGACATAGATCCCGCCTTCTGGCCCGGAAGGGTCTATAA
This is a stretch of genomic DNA from Corynebacterium accolens. It encodes these proteins:
- a CDS encoding sucrose-specific PTS transporter subunit IIBC — encoded protein: MEHKEVAARTLKALGDEENIIALAHCATRLRMVLDDSDKVDTAALDNDPDLKGTFEAGGMFQVIVGPGDVNIVFQEMTKSISKDVAVSTDRLKDIAAESGNWFSRAVKVLADIFVPLIPILLGGGLLMALNNVLTAPGLFGDQSVIEMYPSWEGFAGLVNLLASAPFAFLPILVGFTATKRFGGNEFLGAGMAMAMVMPDLVSGYNVAEAIENGEMPYWDIFGIDVAQAGYQGSILPILVIAWILATIEKFLHKHLKGTVDFMLTPLLTLLVTGFITFMGLGPILRTAGEWLGMGLANLYDFAGPVAGFLFGLVYSPIVITGLHQSFPPIETMLWNEGGSFIFPIASMANIAQGGVALAVYFLARSEKLKGLAGASGISALFGITEPAIFGVNLRLRWPFYIGMAASAIASTFIAIFGVLADALGAAGFIGFVSVPRFVPTFLLCGVISFAAAFIGAYLYGRVLIHRNGTIDPDEVNPPAAQAMAAEAAEEFAASASAAADAATIFSPLEGNAVPLSKVKDPMFAGGKLGKGVAIEPTVGKLVAPADGTITVTFPSHHAYALRVDDPAVGPIDILMHIGFDTVNLKGEHFTSHVNKGDTVKQGEVLAEFDIEAIKEAGLPVTTPIVVSNAKKTGPVIPTAAFREGELIGSGTDLFTVDPKAQQETAETSTKEATS
- a CDS encoding glycoside hydrolase family 32 protein translates to MNHRPNFHLAPPLGRLNDPNGLFVDGDILHAYYQHDPAFPHKPKRTGWGHATTTVSAPTPWRHYPDALYPDLPYDKDGCYSGGAVVDGTDVWLFYTGNLKEDGRRIPSQNRVRVIDPSGPEGGIYVRDTDNPLIADSPEGYTGHFRDPHISRAGEGGRMVIGAQTEDERGTIVLYYSQDLKRWEFQGELVFDDPAQLPGGYMWECPNLLTFGDKHVLIFCPQEETDRCGYVVGTLDGLNFHVERGFTLLDHGTQFYAPQATEENILLGWMGMPGHDETPTQGWVHTLTIPRRLWLEDNYLCQEPLWPALPETRGRDGFGSTIDVTGEGAYALVDATGKEAFRVVQGGGTISFNGGEPITCPDGEMRLIADGCAVEVFAGGGRIAASFAVFGDAPWQAWEPLD